The following proteins come from a genomic window of Bacillus sp. Marseille-P3661:
- a CDS encoding TRAP transporter permease, with product MNQWTIKLISALALIMAIFHLYAGGIQLFPATQQRAIHIGLAFALIFLLYPFSRKKKSGAEKPILMASNVVLAIISILSGVYIFTHFMELATSLNSPSTLTMLVGILVILMTLEASRRILGWSLPIISLIFIVYAFIGDKLPLMFAHSGFSLERIVTQVGLSNQGILGLPLGVSATYIVLFIIFGSLLEKSGAGKLFIDLAMALVGRFRGGAAKVSVVASALFGTISGSQVANVATTGVLTIPLMKKGGYKAEYAGAVEAVASTGGMFLPPVMGAVSFLIADFLQVDYAQVVIAAFLPALLYFIAIFIMVDLKAAQLNTQVQVTEEIETPNVKKLLAEKGHLLLPLLVLIFLLLVLQWSPPLAGFWSIVSIPIASLIKKETRMKVKDIIEALQQGVKLSLMVAAATACAGIVIGVINMTGMGLRFSGLLVELAGGSLFMLLVLTMLASIIMGMGLPPVASYIVLAILAAPAMTNLGVPAMAAHLFIFYYGTLSAITPPVAFAAYAASGISGADPMKTGFVAVRLAAVAFIVPFMFVYGPALIMQGSVTSIILSTISAIIGVYSLAVALEGYLKQRIKFYSRLLLLVGAFLLIHVGVVTDAIGVCIVGLILLFELKRKAVTNSPLNTENSIGTVNNIEN from the coding sequence ATGAATCAATGGACTATTAAGCTTATTAGTGCATTAGCATTGATAATGGCCATATTTCACCTTTATGCAGGTGGGATTCAACTCTTTCCGGCTACACAGCAAAGAGCAATACATATAGGTCTAGCTTTTGCATTAATATTTTTACTGTATCCTTTCTCAAGGAAAAAGAAGAGTGGGGCAGAAAAGCCAATTTTAATGGCATCGAATGTAGTGCTTGCTATAATTTCGATTTTATCAGGAGTATATATTTTTACACACTTTATGGAGCTTGCGACATCGTTGAATTCTCCTTCAACGCTAACCATGCTAGTGGGTATTCTAGTTATTTTAATGACATTAGAAGCATCTCGAAGGATTTTAGGTTGGAGTTTGCCAATCATTTCATTAATATTTATAGTTTATGCGTTTATCGGGGATAAATTACCGTTAATGTTTGCACATTCAGGATTTTCGTTAGAAAGAATTGTTACGCAGGTTGGCTTGAGTAATCAAGGTATTCTTGGTCTACCGCTCGGTGTTTCAGCCACTTACATTGTACTGTTCATAATTTTTGGCTCTTTGCTAGAAAAGTCTGGGGCGGGTAAGTTATTTATTGATTTGGCAATGGCGCTTGTGGGCAGATTTCGTGGCGGTGCTGCTAAAGTATCTGTAGTTGCTAGTGCTTTGTTTGGAACGATCAGTGGGAGTCAAGTTGCAAATGTTGCAACAACAGGTGTTTTAACAATACCGTTAATGAAAAAAGGGGGCTACAAAGCAGAATATGCTGGTGCAGTTGAAGCGGTAGCATCAACAGGCGGGATGTTTTTACCACCTGTTATGGGAGCGGTTTCATTTCTAATTGCCGACTTCCTTCAAGTAGATTATGCACAAGTAGTGATTGCAGCATTTTTGCCTGCGTTGTTATATTTTATTGCAATCTTTATTATGGTGGATTTGAAAGCTGCGCAATTAAATACACAGGTTCAAGTTACTGAGGAAATTGAAACGCCCAATGTTAAAAAGCTCTTGGCAGAAAAGGGACATTTGTTATTACCACTGTTAGTTTTGATCTTTTTGCTACTAGTTTTGCAGTGGAGTCCACCATTAGCAGGATTTTGGTCGATTGTTTCGATTCCGATTGCAAGTTTAATAAAGAAAGAAACACGAATGAAGGTAAAGGATATTATTGAAGCCTTACAGCAAGGTGTTAAGTTATCTTTAATGGTTGCAGCTGCAACCGCTTGTGCCGGTATTGTAATTGGTGTCATCAATATGACGGGAATGGGTCTTCGTTTTTCAGGATTACTAGTTGAATTAGCTGGCGGAAGTTTATTTATGCTATTAGTCTTAACAATGCTTGCTTCAATTATTATGGGAATGGGTCTTCCACCGGTGGCATCGTACATTGTTCTAGCGATTTTAGCGGCACCGGCTATGACAAATCTAGGTGTTCCAGCAATGGCTGCACATCTATTTATCTTCTATTATGGTACTCTATCAGCTATTACGCCACCTGTAGCTTTTGCGGCTTATGCGGCTAGCGGTATCTCGGGTGCCGATCCAATGAAAACAGGGTTTGTCGCCGTACGTTTAGCTGCGGTTGCCTTTATCGTACCATTTATGTTTGTGTATGGTCCTGCATTAATTATGCAAGGATCAGTTACATCTATTATATTATCCACGATTTCGGCAATCATCGGTGTGTATAGCTTAGCGGTTGCACTAGAAGGTTATTTAAAACAACGTATAAAATTTTATTCACGATTATTATTGTTGGTTGGCGCGTTCTTGTTAATTCATGTTGGCGTTGTAACAGATGCTATTGGAGTATGTATTGTAGGTCTGATATTGTTGTTTGAATTGAAAAGAAAAGCCGTTACGAATAGTCCTTTAAACACTGAAAACTCTATTGGTACCGTAAATAACATTGAAAATTAA
- a CDS encoding RNA degradosome polyphosphate kinase encodes MNMVTTQPIELNSPLYYNNRELSWLAFNERVLEESLDERNPLLERLKFLSIFSSNLDEFFMVRVAGLKDQVKASFNKPENKAGMTPKHQLNEISRITHHLVKLQYETFSKLLLPQLLEEGIELLSMERLTSEQLRDLENYFDEQIFPVLTPLAVDAYHPFPMLLNKSMNLAAVIEDTAATDQQPLKKAIVQVPSVLDRFVRIDSITSNVQLVLLEDIISYFIDKLFKGYKVISVSVFRITRNADMTIHEEGARDLLKEIEAELKKRKWGAAVRLEIQRNGFDQDILEYLIEELEIHEKDVYEIDGPLDLTVFFSFYKKIAKIREHLIYETLIPQPPRDLASTENIFDKVSEQDVFLHHPYESFKPVVDFVSEAADNPNVLAIKQTLYRVSGSSPIIDALKRAAENGKQVTVLVELKARFDEENNVQWAKELEKAGCHVIYGMNNLKTHSKITLIVRRIHNRIERFVHLGTGNYNDQTAKIYTDMGLLTSKRKFGLDATNFFNYLSGYTEKPEFHHLSVAPFDIREDFIKWIDEEIAFQKRCGNGRIIAKMNSLTDKMIIIKLYEASNAGVKIDLIIRDICCLRPGIKGVSEHIKVRSIVGRFLEHSRVYYFHHNGQEKVFLSSADMMTRNMEKRVEILFPIYEGIIKKRIKRILEIELADNVNAREQDEYGHYHYVSRVNNETEVDSQLVLFNDAYHVSDDEE; translated from the coding sequence ATGAATATGGTAACTACACAACCTATAGAATTAAATAGTCCATTGTATTACAACAATAGAGAGCTTAGTTGGCTGGCATTTAATGAACGAGTACTAGAAGAATCGCTTGATGAGCGCAATCCATTGCTAGAACGATTGAAGTTTTTATCTATTTTCAGCTCTAATCTTGATGAATTTTTTATGGTACGTGTTGCCGGACTTAAAGATCAAGTAAAGGCTAGTTTTAATAAACCTGAAAATAAGGCTGGGATGACACCTAAACATCAATTGAATGAAATATCGCGGATAACCCATCATTTAGTGAAACTACAATATGAAACGTTTTCGAAACTACTATTACCGCAGCTTTTAGAAGAAGGTATTGAGTTACTGTCAATGGAACGTCTAACGAGTGAACAACTAAGGGACTTAGAAAATTATTTTGATGAACAAATCTTTCCTGTTTTAACTCCACTAGCAGTAGATGCATATCATCCATTTCCGATGCTGTTAAACAAAAGTATGAATCTAGCCGCCGTAATTGAAGATACTGCTGCGACCGACCAACAACCCCTAAAAAAGGCAATTGTTCAGGTCCCTTCAGTGTTAGATCGATTTGTGCGCATAGATTCAATAACCTCGAATGTCCAATTAGTGTTATTGGAGGATATTATTAGCTACTTTATTGACAAATTATTTAAAGGATACAAAGTCATATCTGTTTCTGTTTTCCGGATTACTAGAAATGCAGATATGACAATACATGAAGAAGGCGCGCGGGACCTATTAAAAGAAATCGAGGCTGAATTAAAGAAACGAAAGTGGGGAGCGGCTGTTCGCCTTGAAATTCAACGCAACGGCTTTGATCAAGACATTTTAGAATACCTAATTGAGGAACTTGAAATTCATGAAAAAGATGTCTACGAAATTGATGGACCATTGGATTTAACTGTTTTTTTTAGCTTTTATAAAAAGATAGCTAAAATACGTGAGCATTTAATATACGAAACACTTATACCTCAACCGCCACGTGATTTAGCATCAACAGAAAATATATTTGATAAGGTGTCAGAACAAGACGTGTTTTTACATCACCCCTATGAATCGTTTAAACCAGTTGTTGATTTTGTTTCCGAAGCGGCAGATAATCCTAATGTATTAGCTATTAAACAAACCCTTTATCGTGTAAGTGGTAGTTCACCCATTATTGATGCATTAAAGCGTGCTGCTGAAAATGGTAAGCAGGTAACTGTTTTAGTAGAACTAAAAGCAAGATTCGATGAAGAAAATAATGTTCAATGGGCAAAAGAACTTGAAAAAGCGGGCTGTCATGTTATATATGGAATGAACAATTTAAAAACACATAGTAAAATTACACTGATTGTTCGGAGAATTCACAATCGAATAGAGCGCTTTGTACATCTAGGTACAGGGAATTATAATGATCAAACAGCTAAAATATACACAGATATGGGGTTACTAACCTCAAAACGAAAGTTTGGTCTAGATGCTACCAATTTTTTTAATTATTTAAGCGGGTATACTGAGAAACCAGAATTTCATCACTTATCAGTAGCTCCATTTGATATTCGTGAAGACTTTATAAAATGGATTGATGAAGAAATTGCATTTCAGAAAAGATGTGGGAATGGTCGGATTATAGCCAAGATGAACTCGCTTACAGATAAGATGATCATCATAAAGCTGTATGAAGCATCAAATGCGGGTGTTAAAATTGATCTTATTATTCGTGACATTTGTTGCTTACGTCCAGGAATTAAAGGAGTTAGCGAACATATCAAAGTAAGAAGTATTGTTGGCAGGTTCCTAGAACATTCTCGAGTTTATTATTTTCATCATAATGGTCAGGAAAAAGTCTTTCTTTCATCAGCGGATATGATGACAAGAAATATGGAGAAACGGGTGGAGATCCTTTTTCCAATATACGAGGGGATTATCAAAAAACGAATAAAAAGAATCTTAGAAATTGAACTAGCTGATAATGTCAATGCACGTGAACAAGATGAATACGGTCATTACCATTATGTTAGTAGAGTTAACAATGAAACTGAAGTTGATAGTCAGTTGGTATTGTTTAACGATGCATATCATGTTTCAGACGATGAGGAATGA
- a CDS encoding TAXI family TRAP transporter solute-binding subunit: MKKQIWRNLVVGMLILLLIITAGCSSNSSSSSESNSDGSKAEGYSGIVPIYTPGAGGIAYILSAGISQVVNNSGALPNVQLATEATNGSADIMQFVLDKHKEGKPAFGGLAASTVSNLYEGEYGPIEGAHPELRGVGFLSLTALHVVVPADSDIKDFSDLKGKKVAASPGAATTTLLMQLLEEEYGLSESDYTYVPIDYAEIQQGLQNGSIDAGLINGAIPAPLVKETESLTDIRVLSVGKEEMESFLESYPYHGSMTIEAGTYKDQKEDILVPLLLIIYATHEKTDDDIVYNLVKTMLESGDQLVDIHPEAKNINGDTILNGVAVPLHAGAEKYYKEKGIIE, from the coding sequence ATGAAAAAGCAAATATGGAGGAATTTGGTTGTCGGTATGTTAATTTTATTGCTGATTATTACTGCGGGGTGCTCTAGTAATTCTTCAAGTTCTAGTGAAAGTAATTCAGATGGTAGTAAAGCTGAAGGATATTCTGGTATTGTTCCAATATATACGCCTGGAGCGGGTGGAATTGCCTATATCTTAAGTGCAGGAATTAGTCAGGTTGTAAATAATTCAGGAGCACTACCAAATGTTCAACTCGCGACCGAAGCTACTAATGGAAGCGCTGATATTATGCAGTTTGTTTTAGATAAACATAAGGAAGGAAAGCCCGCATTTGGGGGATTAGCTGCCTCAACAGTTTCAAATTTGTATGAAGGTGAATATGGACCAATTGAAGGAGCGCATCCTGAGTTAAGAGGAGTTGGGTTCCTAAGTCTTACAGCTCTGCATGTTGTTGTGCCTGCCGATTCAGATATTAAAGATTTTAGTGATTTAAAAGGTAAAAAAGTTGCGGCATCACCTGGAGCAGCAACAACAACATTATTGATGCAATTATTAGAAGAAGAGTATGGTCTATCTGAAAGCGACTACACTTATGTTCCCATTGATTACGCTGAAATTCAACAAGGCTTGCAGAATGGTAGCATTGATGCTGGTCTAATAAATGGAGCAATCCCAGCACCACTTGTCAAAGAAACAGAATCACTAACAGATATACGTGTTCTATCCGTGGGGAAAGAAGAAATGGAAAGCTTTTTAGAAAGTTATCCTTATCATGGTTCAATGACAATAGAAGCTGGAACCTATAAAGACCAAAAAGAAGACATCCTTGTACCACTTTTACTAATAATCTATGCTACACATGAAAAAACAGACGATGATATTGTTTATAATCTTGTTAAAACAATGCTAGAAAGTGGCGACCAATTAGTTGATATCCACCCCGAGGCAAAAAATATTAATGGTGATACGATCTTAAACGGTGTTGCTGTTCCGCTGCATGCTGGAGCAGAAAAGTATTATAAAGAAAAGGGAATAATTGAGTAG
- a CDS encoding vWA domain-containing protein, with protein MNDHITEIIFLLDRSGSMAGLERDTIGGFNTMVQKQSQLEGETYLTTVLFDHCYEILWNGVKAQDVTLTEEDYFVRGSTALLDAVGKTIIDVGYRLSQTREEKRPGKVIFVITTDGLENASREFTYEKVRELINRQQEKYNWEFIFMGANIDAVKEADSIGIKLEHAFNFESTSVGVEEMYNVIAEVVTEIRDK; from the coding sequence ATGAATGATCATATAACAGAAATTATTTTTTTACTAGATAGAAGTGGTTCAATGGCAGGGCTTGAAAGGGATACGATTGGTGGTTTTAATACAATGGTTCAAAAACAGTCTCAACTTGAAGGAGAAACGTACTTAACGACTGTTCTTTTCGATCATTGTTATGAGATTTTGTGGAATGGCGTTAAAGCCCAAGATGTAACCCTTACAGAAGAGGACTATTTTGTAAGAGGTAGTACAGCACTACTTGACGCAGTTGGTAAAACCATTATAGATGTGGGGTATAGATTGTCACAAACTAGAGAGGAAAAAAGACCAGGAAAGGTTATCTTTGTAATCACAACAGATGGATTGGAGAATGCAAGCCGTGAATTTACTTACGAAAAAGTAAGGGAGCTTATTAACCGCCAACAAGAGAAATATAACTGGGAGTTTATTTTCATGGGGGCAAACATTGACGCTGTGAAAGAGGCAGATAGTATCGGGATCAAATTGGAACATGCTTTTAACTTTGAATCAACATCAGTTGGTGTTGAGGAGATGTATAATGTGATTGCAGAAGTAGTAACCGAAATAAGAGACAAATAG
- a CDS encoding aldehyde dehydrogenase, protein MADYHHLITQQKEFFRTGTTKNIEFRLKALQKLRTMIRKFEAPLLKALKEDLNKSEFEAYSSEIGVVLEEIRFTISNLRSWTKPEKVKTPITHVGSTSYIYSEPYGVALILSPWNYPFQLAIAPLIGAIAAGNCAIIKPSELTPKTSGILAQLIKEIYPENFISVIEGGVETSQDLLRENVDYIFFTGSVPVGKKIMEAAAKNLTPVTLELGGKSPCIVHKDANLKLAAKRIAWGKFMNAGQTCVAPDYLYLHQSIKDEFLKHFKNYTAELYGERPLENPNYTRIVSDRHFNRLCSFLSDGELWMGGESNLETLTIEPSVLTDITWSDTVMQDEIFGPILPVMDYNHLSEVIEGIHNHPNPLALYLFSESESIQNNVVNSISFGGGCINDTVYHLVSPYLPFGGVGSSGIGAYHGKGSFYTFSHRKSVLKQTTLFDIPVRYPNVKNGLKKLKLFLK, encoded by the coding sequence GTGGCAGATTACCATCATTTAATTACACAGCAAAAAGAGTTTTTTAGAACAGGTACAACGAAAAATATAGAGTTCCGATTAAAAGCGCTTCAAAAACTTAGAACTATGATTAGAAAGTTCGAAGCCCCACTTTTGAAGGCCTTAAAGGAAGACTTAAATAAATCAGAATTTGAAGCATATTCTAGCGAAATTGGAGTTGTGCTTGAGGAGATTCGGTTTACCATAAGCAACCTACGTTCTTGGACGAAACCAGAAAAAGTCAAAACTCCGATTACACATGTTGGTTCAACAAGTTACATTTATTCTGAACCATATGGTGTAGCGCTCATACTATCACCTTGGAATTACCCTTTTCAACTAGCGATTGCACCATTAATTGGTGCGATTGCTGCAGGAAACTGTGCAATCATAAAGCCTTCAGAGCTTACGCCAAAAACATCGGGTATATTAGCTCAGCTAATAAAGGAAATATACCCGGAGAATTTTATTTCGGTAATAGAAGGTGGAGTTGAAACCAGTCAAGATTTACTTCGAGAAAATGTAGATTATATCTTTTTTACGGGCAGTGTGCCTGTCGGAAAAAAAATCATGGAAGCCGCAGCTAAAAATTTAACGCCGGTTACACTTGAATTAGGCGGTAAAAGTCCTTGCATTGTACATAAAGATGCAAACCTTAAATTGGCAGCAAAACGGATTGCTTGGGGGAAATTCATGAATGCAGGTCAAACATGCGTTGCACCGGATTACTTATATCTTCACCAAAGCATCAAAGATGAATTTTTAAAGCATTTTAAGAACTATACTGCAGAATTATATGGTGAACGCCCACTAGAAAATCCAAATTATACTCGAATTGTAAGCGATAGACACTTTAATCGTTTATGTTCATTTTTAAGCGATGGAGAACTTTGGATGGGTGGCGAATCAAATCTAGAAACGTTGACGATTGAACCGTCTGTACTTACGGATATCACATGGAGCGATACTGTCATGCAGGATGAGATTTTTGGACCTATATTACCTGTCATGGATTATAACCATTTATCTGAAGTGATAGAGGGTATTCATAATCACCCTAATCCACTTGCACTTTATTTATTTTCAGAAAGTGAGAGCATACAGAATAATGTTGTGAACAGCATTTCATTCGGAGGCGGTTGTATTAATGATACCGTCTACCATCTTGTTTCACCCTATCTCCCCTTTGGCGGAGTTGGAAGTAGTGGAATAGGGGCTTATCATGGAAAAGGGAGCTTTTATACTTTTTCCCATCGTAAAAGCGTGCTAAAACAAACGACATTATTTGATATTCCGGTTCGCTATCCGAACGTAAAAAATGGATTAAAGAAACTTAAGCTGTTTTTAAAATGA
- a CDS encoding MBL fold metallo-hydrolase has translation MSNVSVVMLGTGSPRPNLNRSQPAQALVIDKETILIDCGEGTTAQLMKAGIAPESIKTLIITHLHSDHTLGYGQFLLGGWGQGRSELTIIGPKGTKAFHDSIVNMYSYDIDYRCSLGRSGAGIRDVRIIEFDEPGELKENPLPYKITTARMIHNVPTFAFRFEIGEKVVVISSDTAPNEEIVELAQGADILVQNAGLTPGVRSAALEKIWANLQKEHCSPAQAGTIAERAKVKKVVLTHFLPEADATIAFNEASTVFTGEVIVPEDLQVIKVDQLITK, from the coding sequence ATGTCAAATGTATCAGTTGTAATGTTAGGAACAGGCAGTCCACGTCCAAATTTAAATCGCTCTCAACCGGCGCAAGCATTAGTTATCGATAAAGAAACGATTTTAATTGATTGTGGAGAAGGCACTACAGCGCAGTTAATGAAAGCAGGAATTGCCCCAGAGTCTATAAAAACTTTAATTATTACACATTTACATTCAGACCACACACTGGGATATGGTCAATTTTTATTAGGTGGATGGGGTCAAGGAAGATCTGAATTAACCATAATCGGCCCGAAAGGAACAAAAGCATTCCATGATAGCATTGTGAACATGTACTCTTATGATATTGATTATCGCTGTTCACTTGGTCGCTCAGGTGCAGGTATTCGTGACGTTAGAATTATCGAGTTTGATGAACCGGGTGAGTTAAAGGAAAATCCGCTACCATATAAAATTACGACAGCACGAATGATTCACAATGTTCCAACATTTGCTTTCCGTTTTGAAATTGGTGAAAAAGTGGTTGTTATTTCGAGCGATACGGCTCCGAATGAAGAAATTGTGGAATTAGCGCAAGGCGCTGATATCCTTGTTCAAAATGCTGGACTGACACCTGGAGTAAGAAGTGCTGCTCTTGAAAAAATTTGGGCAAACCTTCAGAAAGAGCATTGTTCTCCAGCTCAAGCAGGCACAATTGCCGAAAGAGCAAAGGTGAAAAAAGTTGTTTTAACTCACTTTCTACCAGAAGCAGACGCAACGATTGCTTTTAATGAAGCATCTACGGTATTTACAGGTGAAGTTATTGTTCCTGAAGATTTACAAGTCATTAAGGTAGATCAACTAATAACTAAGTAA
- a CDS encoding Ppx/GppA family phosphatase — protein MNEQKYAIIDIGSNTVRLVIYSGSRSGRLKEIENVKVVARLRNYLSEDGILELEGLDVLLDALRGFHHVIRHHEIIEIKCVATATIRQAKNHQFIIEKVKEETDFLIEILSEYEEAFLGYLAVVYSTPFENGITIDIGGGSTEITLFKERKLLYYHSFPFGALSLKKQFITGQVPVVDELIMLREFLEEQFNTLEWPRNNQLPIIGIGGSARNMVQIHQASIEYPLAGVHQYMMAKKEIHQIAEWLESMTFSELQRVDGLSKDRADIIIPAVEVFRCLLEYVQSDVFALSRKGLRDGVFYHYLNKNSDESLPNVIETSLQELAEDFNINLDHVSQVELCAKQIARLLNNLGLASFTTHDLDLLKRGVFVYNVGTYIDTESSSQHTFYILANRTINGLLHKDQIILALIASFKSKDVFKRYLTSYKKWFTKEEVIKYRLIGAIINFAYSLNATKRDIIEEIDIKEKEGELTFYIICKKDWKPELNQVDKQKKHLEKQLNKSITVRYSFA, from the coding sequence GTGAATGAACAAAAGTATGCAATTATTGATATAGGATCAAATACAGTTCGATTAGTTATATATTCAGGTAGTCGAAGCGGTAGATTAAAAGAGATTGAAAATGTAAAAGTGGTGGCTCGCTTGCGAAATTATTTATCGGAAGACGGCATTCTTGAACTAGAGGGGCTAGATGTTCTATTAGATGCTCTTCGAGGATTTCACCATGTTATAAGACATCATGAAATTATTGAAATTAAATGCGTAGCTACGGCAACCATTCGCCAAGCGAAGAATCATCAATTCATTATTGAAAAAGTGAAAGAAGAAACAGATTTTTTAATCGAGATTTTATCAGAGTATGAGGAAGCCTTTCTGGGCTATTTAGCTGTTGTTTATTCCACACCTTTTGAGAATGGAATAACGATAGATATCGGTGGCGGTAGCACTGAAATCACCCTTTTTAAAGAACGGAAGTTATTGTACTATCATAGTTTTCCTTTTGGTGCACTTTCATTAAAAAAACAGTTTATTACAGGCCAAGTTCCTGTAGTGGATGAGTTGATTATGTTAAGAGAATTTTTGGAAGAACAATTTAATACGCTAGAATGGCCTAGAAATAACCAGTTGCCTATTATTGGTATTGGCGGTAGTGCGCGCAATATGGTCCAAATACACCAAGCATCTATTGAATATCCACTTGCAGGTGTACATCAGTATATGATGGCTAAAAAAGAGATCCATCAAATAGCTGAATGGCTAGAGTCGATGACTTTTTCTGAATTACAGCGAGTGGACGGGTTGTCAAAAGATAGGGCCGATATCATCATACCAGCAGTAGAGGTTTTTAGATGTTTGCTTGAATATGTTCAAAGCGATGTATTTGCTTTGAGTAGGAAAGGGTTACGAGATGGTGTTTTTTATCATTATCTTAATAAGAACTCCGACGAATCACTTCCAAATGTAATTGAAACAAGTCTACAAGAATTAGCTGAAGATTTTAACATAAATTTAGATCATGTGTCACAAGTAGAGCTCTGTGCGAAACAAATTGCACGATTATTGAATAACTTAGGTTTGGCGTCCTTTACTACTCACGATCTTGACCTTTTAAAACGGGGAGTGTTTGTATATAATGTCGGCACTTACATTGATACAGAATCTAGCAGTCAACATACGTTTTATATATTAGCCAATCGCACCATTAATGGTCTATTGCATAAAGACCAGATTATTTTAGCCTTAATCGCTTCTTTTAAAAGCAAGGATGTTTTCAAAAGATATCTAACTAGCTATAAAAAGTGGTTTACCAAAGAAGAGGTTATAAAATATCGTTTGATCGGCGCTATTATAAATTTTGCATATAGTTTAAATGCAACCAAAAGAGATATTATCGAAGAAATCGATATAAAGGAAAAAGAAGGTGAACTAACTTTTTATATAATTTGTAAAAAGGATTGGAAACCAGAACTAAATCAAGTTGATAAACAGAAAAAGCATTTAGAAAAACAGCTAAATAAATCGATAACAGTACGATATTCATTCGCTTAG
- a CDS encoding methyl-accepting chemotaxis protein gives MRQTVQQLETSSKQITDVVKMVHAVADQTNLLALNSAIEAARAGEHGKGFAVVAQEVRKLAEQTKSSVADIQKLVDSSQHYTNDVMHVLVRVEQAVQVGAEVSKTTNDTFKNIRLSITENEGNLRNIEQQIEGLAQIIEEIGQTTTHVATSAESLNGAIQLK, from the coding sequence ATGAGACAAACTGTCCAACAATTAGAGACTTCATCAAAACAAATTACAGATGTAGTTAAGATGGTACATGCGGTTGCTGACCAAACGAATTTATTAGCGTTGAATTCTGCCATAGAAGCAGCAAGAGCGGGAGAGCATGGTAAAGGATTTGCGGTAGTGGCTCAAGAGGTAAGAAAATTGGCAGAACAAACCAAAAGTTCTGTAGCGGACATTCAAAAGCTTGTTGATTCCTCTCAACATTATACAAATGATGTCATGCATGTATTGGTAAGAGTGGAGCAAGCGGTTCAGGTAGGAGCCGAAGTCTCAAAAACAACGAATGATACGTTTAAGAATATTCGATTATCTATCACAGAAAATGAAGGGAATTTAAGGAATATCGAACAGCAAATAGAGGGATTAGCGCAAATTATTGAAGAAATTGGTCAAACAACAACACATGTTGCAACATCCGCCGAAAGTTTGAACGGAGCCATTCAATTAAAATAA